A region from the Janthinobacterium agaricidamnosum genome encodes:
- a CDS encoding ABC transporter permease: protein MQTAILPLPARSRSPLSRLNWPRGVVVAITLVAIFLPLFLIFYQSFLNAPFFMPVREFGFDSYRFIFDDPDFAMAFKNGLMLAFGLTVIAVPLGGMLAFLMVRTDLPGRGWVAPMLLVPIFVSPMVMGFGYVVSMGPVGFYSIWAKELLGFVPWNIYSFTSIVIIAGLTHVPHVYLYASSALKSLGSDVEEAARVAGASPIQVMLNVSLPMIMPALAYAGVLVFFLGFEVFGLVLVLGDPEGHLVLPTYLYKLTNKLGTPSYHLMAAVAVCLVMVTMPLVMIQRWLLKSANKYVSIKGKGARSKAMPLGRWKWLAFALLAGWLIFTIILPLTGIVLRSFVQYWGEGVHLADVLTLQHFRDIFDQPSLVRGIVNTILIGVVGGALAVGCYSFIALAMHRKQDGITRLLDYSVLVPRAVPGLLAGLSFLWVFLFVPAWLDGILKGMDNGVALWLSGHVIPVLREVRSTIFALWLAYSVVWMAYGMRLISTALLQVGPELEEAARAVGASRGQVTRDVTLPLIKYGLLGAWLMVFLIFEREYSTGVYLLSPGTEVIGAMLVSLWAGGSTDLVAALSFINITLVAIGLGIALRFGVKLHN, encoded by the coding sequence ATGCAAACTGCTATCTTGCCGCTGCCTGCACGGTCGCGCTCTCCCTTGTCGCGCCTGAACTGGCCGCGCGGCGTGGTCGTGGCGATCACACTGGTCGCCATCTTCCTGCCGCTGTTCCTGATTTTTTACCAGAGCTTTTTGAACGCGCCGTTTTTCATGCCCGTGCGCGAATTTGGCTTTGATTCCTACCGTTTCATCTTCGATGATCCCGATTTCGCCATGGCCTTCAAGAATGGCCTGATGCTGGCCTTCGGTCTGACCGTGATCGCCGTGCCGCTGGGCGGCATGCTGGCCTTTTTGATGGTGCGCACGGACCTGCCTGGCCGCGGCTGGGTGGCCCCGATGCTGCTGGTGCCGATCTTTGTGTCGCCGATGGTGATGGGCTTCGGCTACGTCGTCTCGATGGGGCCCGTGGGCTTCTATTCGATCTGGGCCAAGGAGCTGCTCGGCTTCGTGCCGTGGAATATTTATTCCTTCACCAGCATCGTCATCATCGCCGGCCTGACGCACGTGCCGCACGTCTACCTGTACGCTTCGTCGGCCCTGAAAAGCCTGGGTTCGGACGTCGAGGAAGCGGCCCGCGTGGCCGGCGCCTCGCCGATCCAGGTGATGCTCAACGTGTCGCTGCCGATGATCATGCCGGCGCTGGCGTATGCGGGCGTGCTGGTATTTTTCCTCGGCTTCGAGGTGTTCGGCCTGGTGCTGGTGCTCGGCGATCCGGAAGGCCACCTGGTGCTGCCGACCTATCTGTACAAACTGACGAACAAGCTCGGTACGCCGTCGTATCACCTGATGGCCGCCGTCGCCGTCTGCCTGGTGATGGTGACCATGCCGCTGGTGATGATACAGCGCTGGCTGCTGAAATCGGCCAACAAGTATGTGTCGATCAAGGGCAAGGGCGCGCGCAGCAAGGCCATGCCGCTGGGCCGCTGGAAGTGGCTGGCGTTCGCTTTGCTGGCCGGCTGGCTGATCTTCACCATCATCCTGCCATTGACGGGTATCGTGCTGCGCTCCTTCGTGCAGTACTGGGGCGAGGGCGTGCACCTGGCCGACGTCTTGACCTTGCAGCATTTCCGCGACATTTTCGACCAGCCGTCGCTGGTGCGCGGCATCGTCAACACCATCCTGATCGGCGTCGTCGGCGGCGCGCTGGCCGTCGGCTGCTACAGTTTCATCGCGCTGGCCATGCACCGCAAGCAGGACGGCATCACGCGCCTGCTCGATTACAGCGTGCTGGTGCCGCGCGCCGTGCCGGGCCTGCTGGCCGGCCTGTCGTTCCTGTGGGTCTTCCTGTTCGTGCCGGCCTGGCTCGACGGCATCTTGAAAGGCATGGACAACGGCGTGGCCCTGTGGCTGAGCGGCCATGTGATCCCCGTACTGCGCGAAGTGCGCTCGACGATTTTCGCCCTGTGGCTCGCGTATTCGGTGGTGTGGATGGCCTACGGCATGCGCCTCATTTCCACGGCGCTGCTGCAGGTGGGGCCGGAGCTGGAAGAGGCGGCGCGCGCCGTCGGCGCCAGCCGCGGCCAGGTGACGCGCGACGTGACCCTGCCGCTGATCAAATACGGCTTGCTGGGCGCCTGGCTGATGGTGTTCCTGATCTTCGAGCGCGAATACTCGACGGGCGTGTACCTGCTCTCGCCGGGCACGGAAGTGATCGGCGCCATGCTGGTATCGCTGTGGGCAGGCGGCTCGACCGACCTGGTGGCGGCGCTGTCCTTCATCAATATCACCCTGGTGGCCATCGGCCTGGGCATCGCGCTGCGCTTCGGCGTGAAGTTGCATAACTAA
- a CDS encoding ABC transporter substrate-binding protein, translated as MQTKTILAIALAAAFAGTTGAAFAQVPAGYPADYQKIIDAAKKEGKVVIYSATDSKAAAPLIKDFSALYPGISVEYNDMNSTEVYNRFISEVAAGGNTADVMWSSAMDLQMRLASDGYALKYKSVEAAKIPGWAMWDDQAYGTTFEPAAIVYNKRLLDPKEVPKNHDDFVKLIATPKFKDKVTTYDIEKSGVGFMFMAQDAKEYPQFLALQNAFGTAKVRVQSSTGTMMERISSGENLIGYNVLGSYALVRAKTDPSIGVVLPKDYTLILSRVQFINKNAKNVNASKLWLDYILSHRGQTIIANGAKLFAIRADVTGETTSAELIKEIGAANVKPIPVHPIILQFLGPAKRMAFLKQWKETAGKK; from the coding sequence ATGCAAACCAAGACCATACTCGCCATCGCCCTGGCAGCCGCTTTCGCGGGTACCACCGGCGCCGCCTTCGCCCAGGTGCCGGCAGGTTATCCGGCCGACTACCAGAAGATCATCGACGCGGCCAAGAAGGAAGGCAAGGTGGTGATCTACAGCGCCACCGACAGCAAGGCCGCCGCGCCCCTGATCAAGGATTTCAGCGCGCTGTATCCGGGCATCTCGGTCGAATACAACGACATGAATTCGACGGAAGTGTACAACCGCTTCATTTCCGAAGTGGCCGCCGGCGGCAATACGGCCGACGTGATGTGGTCGTCGGCGATGGACTTGCAGATGCGCCTGGCCTCCGACGGCTACGCCCTGAAATACAAGTCGGTCGAAGCGGCGAAGATCCCCGGCTGGGCCATGTGGGACGACCAGGCCTACGGCACCACGTTCGAGCCGGCCGCCATCGTCTACAACAAGCGCCTGCTCGATCCGAAGGAAGTGCCGAAGAATCACGACGACTTCGTCAAGCTGATCGCCACGCCGAAATTCAAGGACAAGGTCACCACCTACGATATCGAAAAGTCGGGTGTCGGCTTCATGTTCATGGCGCAGGATGCGAAGGAATATCCGCAGTTCCTGGCGCTGCAAAACGCGTTCGGCACGGCCAAGGTGCGCGTGCAGTCGTCGACGGGCACCATGATGGAGCGCATCTCGTCCGGTGAAAACCTGATCGGCTACAACGTGCTCGGCTCCTACGCCCTGGTGCGCGCCAAGACCGATCCGTCGATCGGCGTGGTGCTGCCCAAGGATTACACCTTGATCCTGTCGCGCGTGCAGTTCATCAACAAGAATGCGAAGAACGTCAACGCCAGCAAGCTGTGGCTCGATTACATCCTGTCGCACCGCGGCCAGACCATCATCGCCAACGGCGCCAAGCTGTTCGCCATCCGCGCCGACGTCACGGGCGAAACGACATCGGCGGAACTGATCAAGGAAATCGGCGCGGCCAACGTCAAGCCGATTCCCGTGCACCCGATCATCCTGCAATTTCTGGGACCTGCCAAGCGCATGGCGTTCCTGAAGCAGTGGAAAGAGACCGCCGGCAAGAAGTAA
- a CDS encoding Bug family tripartite tricarboxylate transporter substrate binding protein produces the protein MTMPRTAFLSLLLLSALLPAPATAAAPEVDCVVPSKPGGAMDLTCKLAQKGLLQPDPAAAAPFASSVRISYLPGGIGAVAWRSMGSQRRRAEANTLVVFSGGSLLNLAQGKFGNAKTGDVRWVAALGADYGMIAVRSDSPYKTLADLIAALKRHPDKVLIGVSGTIGSQDWLKMALVARKAGIDPKVLRFVALEGGGEIFTAMQADYVQVMSGDTSEATLNAGDSHARVLAVLSEKRLPGVLAGVPTAREQGIDVVWPIIRGVWMGPQVPEADYQRWVASFERAMATPQFAQWRTQAGMYPFALTGDKLTQYVNQAVERYSRQAAELGLMR, from the coding sequence ATGACGATGCCGCGCACCGCGTTCCTGTCGCTGCTGCTGTTGTCGGCGCTGCTGCCCGCGCCGGCAACAGCCGCCGCGCCTGAAGTCGATTGCGTGGTGCCGTCCAAACCGGGCGGCGCCATGGACCTGACCTGCAAGCTGGCGCAGAAAGGGCTGCTGCAGCCCGATCCGGCGGCGGCAGCGCCGTTCGCGTCCTCGGTGCGCATCAGCTATCTGCCCGGCGGCATCGGCGCGGTGGCGTGGCGTTCGATGGGCTCGCAGCGCCGGCGTGCCGAAGCCAACACCCTGGTGGTGTTTTCGGGCGGCTCGCTGCTGAACCTGGCGCAAGGCAAGTTTGGCAACGCCAAGACGGGCGACGTGCGCTGGGTGGCGGCGCTGGGCGCCGACTACGGCATGATCGCCGTGCGTAGCGACTCGCCCTACAAGACCCTGGCCGACCTGATCGCCGCGCTCAAGCGCCACCCCGACAAGGTGTTGATCGGCGTGTCCGGCACCATCGGCAGCCAGGACTGGCTGAAGATGGCGCTGGTGGCGCGCAAGGCCGGCATCGACCCGAAAGTGCTGCGCTTCGTGGCACTGGAAGGCGGCGGCGAGATATTCACGGCGATGCAGGCCGATTACGTGCAGGTGATGTCGGGCGACACCTCGGAAGCGACCCTGAATGCGGGCGACAGCCATGCGCGCGTGCTGGCGGTGCTGTCGGAAAAGCGCCTGCCCGGCGTGCTGGCCGGCGTACCGACGGCGCGCGAGCAGGGCATCGATGTGGTGTGGCCCATCATCCGCGGCGTGTGGATGGGGCCACAGGTGCCGGAAGCGGATTACCAGCGCTGGGTGGCCAGTTTTGAACGCGCCATGGCCACGCCGCAGTTTGCCCAGTGGCGCACGCAGGCGGGCATGTATCCGTTCGCGCTGACGGGAGACAAATTGACGCAGTACGTGAACCAGGCGGTCGAACGCTATTCCAGGCAGGCCGCCGAACTGGGCCTGATGCGCTGA
- a CDS encoding porin produces the protein MKKTAFSLAAMAVLAAAGSAHAQSNVTLYGRLDAGISNTSNAGPNKSSMTQVSSGGMNTSRWGILGSEDLGGGLKAVFNLEGGILVDTGAADGALFKRQANVGLEGAFGRVVLGRSFTTVYDFVLPFDPMAYAPFYSWATSANATGPSKYGMTTAFDNMVKYSGKTGDFSYGASYGFGEQSTGSSDSAKLSTAVTYKTGPVSLLATYEQVNGNAIAGGARDKTTVYHLGAMYDDGPWKVQAAARDYKLDPAAAGKADVRGTLYWGGVSYKTTPVITLTGVVYYQDVKNVAASLNADPIMYVARVRYALSKRTDLYVAGAYAKAKHNQLVSLSRDDAGFGDTQRGLIAGIQHRF, from the coding sequence ATGAAGAAAACTGCATTCTCGCTGGCCGCCATGGCGGTACTCGCCGCCGCTGGCAGCGCCCACGCCCAGTCGAACGTCACCCTGTACGGCCGCCTGGACGCCGGCATCAGCAACACCAGCAACGCCGGTCCGAACAAAAGCTCGATGACGCAAGTCAGTTCGGGTGGCATGAACACCTCGCGCTGGGGCATCCTGGGCAGCGAAGATCTGGGCGGCGGCCTGAAAGCCGTCTTCAATCTGGAAGGCGGCATCCTGGTCGACACGGGCGCGGCCGACGGCGCGCTGTTCAAGCGCCAGGCCAACGTGGGCCTGGAAGGCGCATTTGGCCGCGTCGTGCTGGGACGCTCGTTCACCACCGTGTACGACTTCGTGCTGCCATTCGATCCGATGGCCTATGCGCCGTTCTATTCGTGGGCCACCTCGGCCAACGCGACGGGTCCGAGCAAGTATGGCATGACGACGGCCTTCGACAACATGGTCAAGTACTCGGGCAAGACGGGCGACTTCAGCTACGGCGCATCGTACGGCTTCGGCGAACAGTCGACGGGCAGCTCGGACAGCGCCAAGCTGTCGACGGCCGTTACCTACAAGACGGGTCCCGTCAGCCTGCTGGCCACGTATGAACAGGTGAACGGCAATGCCATCGCCGGCGGCGCGCGCGACAAGACCACCGTGTACCACCTGGGCGCTATGTACGACGACGGCCCGTGGAAAGTGCAGGCGGCGGCGCGCGACTACAAGCTCGATCCGGCAGCAGCCGGCAAGGCCGACGTGCGCGGCACTCTGTACTGGGGCGGCGTCAGCTACAAGACCACGCCGGTCATCACCCTGACGGGCGTGGTCTACTACCAGGACGTGAAAAACGTGGCGGCGAGCCTCAATGCCGATCCGATCATGTACGTGGCGCGCGTGCGTTATGCCCTGTCCAAGCGCACGGACCTGTACGTGGCCGGCGCCTATGCCAAGGCCAAGCACAACCAGCTGGTCAGCCTGTCGCGTGACGATGCCGGTTTCGGCGACACGCAGCGCGGCCTGATCGCCGGCATCCAGCACCGCTTCTAA
- a CDS encoding response regulator, producing the protein MRILLVEDHLELSHWLAKALRDAHLTVETAHNGADADALLHTQEYSLVLLDLSLPKMDGLDVLRRLRARGGTRGKTPVMILTARGGLDDKVQGLNLGADDYMAKPFELAELEARVKALLRRSQGNEALVHTCGALSFDTVTRMFSYAGAPFPLTPREHAVLEALITRSGRAVSKEKLFDEVFALADDANLDAIELYIHRVRKKLENGVESGSPDGAVITTLRGIGYLLQPRSAMAPAASK; encoded by the coding sequence ATGCGCATATTATTAGTGGAAGACCATCTGGAGCTGTCGCACTGGCTGGCAAAGGCCCTGCGCGACGCGCACCTGACGGTGGAGACCGCCCACAACGGCGCCGATGCCGACGCCCTGCTGCATACGCAGGAATATTCCCTGGTGCTGCTCGACCTTTCCCTGCCGAAGATGGATGGCCTGGACGTGCTGCGCCGCCTGCGCGCACGCGGCGGCACGCGCGGCAAGACTCCCGTCATGATACTCACGGCGCGCGGCGGCCTCGATGACAAGGTGCAGGGCCTGAACCTGGGCGCGGACGACTACATGGCCAAGCCGTTCGAACTGGCCGAACTGGAAGCGCGCGTGAAAGCCCTGCTGCGCCGCAGCCAGGGCAACGAAGCGCTCGTGCACACCTGCGGCGCCCTAAGTTTCGACACCGTCACGCGCATGTTCAGCTATGCCGGCGCCCCTTTTCCCCTGACGCCGCGCGAACACGCCGTGCTCGAAGCGCTGATCACGCGCTCGGGACGCGCCGTCTCGAAGGAAAAGCTGTTCGACGAAGTCTTCGCGCTGGCCGACGACGCCAACCTGGACGCCATCGAACTGTATATCCACCGCGTGCGCAAGAAACTGGAAAACGGCGTGGAAAGCGGTTCGCCCGACGGCGCCGTCATCACCACCCTGCGCGGCATCGGCTACCTGCTGCAGCCGCGCAGCGCGATGGCGCCCGCCGCCTCAAAATGA
- a CDS encoding sensor histidine kinase, with amino-acid sequence MTVRAPSRPLFERLRRRWAQGRPLGSLRSQLLRWLLIPLVMLVLLDAVFVYRNALDAADMAYDRSLLASTRALAERVSIVNGKVVAEVPYVALDSFETDTLGRIYYKVTGINGELVSGYGDLPPVPKNVPRSQNYPALVRFYHADYHGKPIRIAALLQPVYDDSMRGIALIQVAETLDARRGLSNQILFDTLIWQAAMVLVMGALVWFAVRLVLRPLMRLKMEVETRTLSDLSDVDPALVHKEMRPLVSAMNGSMSRLQQLIASQRRFIADASHQLRTPLTVLKTQAELAMRECDRQAGAPPDIAALRDIVRSIAVTTDSTVLLANRLLTLARIEHGGENLAMDTVALRDVAQQVGLEMAMAAVAKNIDLSLEAPDEAPVHGQALLLHELVANLVDNALRYTPQGGSVILRVRAGGHGNETVLEVEDSGAGIPPAERERVFTPFYRVGAALESNPGGAGLGLAIVRDIAALHGARLELATATNGHGLKVSVHFSGAA; translated from the coding sequence ATGACCGTGCGCGCCCCCAGCCGGCCCCTGTTCGAGCGCCTGCGCCGGCGCTGGGCGCAGGGCCGGCCGCTGGGCAGCCTGCGCAGCCAGCTGCTGCGCTGGCTGCTCATCCCGCTGGTCATGCTGGTGCTGCTCGATGCCGTTTTTGTCTACCGCAACGCGCTCGACGCGGCCGACATGGCCTACGACCGTTCCTTGCTGGCGTCGACGCGGGCGCTGGCCGAGCGCGTCTCCATCGTCAACGGCAAGGTCGTGGCCGAAGTGCCCTATGTGGCGCTCGACAGCTTCGAGACCGATACCCTGGGCCGCATCTACTACAAGGTCACGGGCATCAACGGCGAACTGGTGTCGGGCTACGGCGACTTGCCGCCCGTGCCGAAAAACGTGCCCCGTTCGCAGAATTATCCGGCACTGGTGCGCTTCTACCACGCCGACTACCACGGCAAGCCGATCCGCATCGCCGCCCTGCTGCAGCCCGTGTACGACGACTCGATGCGCGGCATCGCCCTGATCCAGGTGGCCGAAACGCTAGATGCGCGGCGCGGCCTGTCGAACCAGATCCTGTTCGACACCCTGATCTGGCAGGCGGCGATGGTGCTGGTGATGGGCGCCCTCGTGTGGTTTGCCGTGCGCCTGGTGCTGCGCCCGCTGATGCGCTTGAAAATGGAAGTCGAGACGCGCACCCTGTCCGACCTGTCCGACGTCGATCCCGCGCTGGTGCACAAGGAAATGCGTCCGCTGGTGAGCGCCATGAACGGTTCCATGTCGCGCCTGCAGCAGCTGATCGCCAGCCAGCGCCGCTTCATCGCCGACGCCTCGCACCAGCTGCGCACGCCGTTGACGGTGCTGAAAACCCAGGCCGAACTGGCCATGCGCGAGTGCGACCGCCAGGCGGGTGCGCCGCCGGACATCGCCGCCCTGCGCGACATCGTGCGCTCGATCGCCGTCACCACCGATTCGACCGTGCTGCTGGCCAACCGCCTCCTGACCCTGGCGCGCATCGAGCATGGCGGCGAAAACCTGGCGATGGACACCGTCGCGCTGCGCGATGTGGCGCAGCAGGTGGGACTGGAAATGGCCATGGCCGCCGTCGCCAAAAATATCGACCTGTCGCTGGAAGCGCCCGACGAAGCGCCCGTGCATGGCCAGGCGCTGCTGCTGCACGAACTGGTCGCCAACCTGGTCGACAACGCCCTGCGCTACACGCCACAGGGCGGCAGCGTGATCCTGCGCGTGCGCGCGGGCGGTCATGGAAACGAAACGGTGCTGGAAGTGGAAGACAGCGGCGCCGGCATCCCGCCGGCCGAGCGCGAACGCGTGTTCACGCCGTTTTACCGCGTCGGCGCGGCGCTCGAGAGCAACCCCGGCGGCGCGGGACTGGGCCTGGCCATCGTGCGCGACATCGCCGCCCTGCATGGCGCCAGGCTGGAACTGGCGACGGCGACCAATGGGCACGGCTTGAAAGTCAGCGTGCATTTCAGCGGCGCCGCATGA
- a CDS encoding outer membrane beta-barrel protein gives MKKQLFAVVVGAALAFPLFAQAEGAYVGVNVGRSELKASDEFDSIKKSDTGYKAYAGYDFTQNFGAEAGYVDFGKLTEKFDGGKMEVKSHAFYVAATGTLPLNEQFSLFAKAGVSQNRTKATVSELNFSESVSKNKTSALFGIGAAYNINKNLSAVAEYENFGKVANEDGSKVKADLLSIGLRYKF, from the coding sequence ATGAAAAAGCAATTGTTTGCAGTAGTTGTTGGCGCCGCCCTGGCATTCCCATTGTTCGCCCAAGCTGAAGGCGCTTACGTCGGCGTTAACGTCGGCCGTTCCGAATTGAAAGCATCGGACGAATTTGATTCGATCAAAAAAAGCGACACCGGCTACAAAGCTTACGCTGGCTATGACTTTACGCAAAACTTCGGCGCGGAAGCTGGCTATGTCGACTTCGGCAAACTGACAGAGAAATTTGACGGCGGAAAAATGGAAGTGAAAAGCCATGCATTCTACGTCGCCGCCACCGGCACCCTGCCACTGAACGAACAGTTCTCGCTGTTCGCCAAGGCTGGCGTATCGCAGAACCGCACCAAAGCCACCGTCAGCGAACTCAATTTCAGCGAGAGCGTGTCGAAAAACAAAACTTCCGCCCTGTTTGGTATCGGTGCTGCTTACAACATCAATAAAAACCTGTCGGCTGTTGCGGAATACGAAAACTTCGGCAAAGTAGCAAACGAAGATGGCTCCAAAGTGAAAGCTGACCTGCTGTCGATCGGCCTGCGTTACAAGTTCTAA
- a CDS encoding ribonuclease E inhibitor RraB, protein MMTKDDVTELFANIAENAPWDLSQPLLWGYYFTNPTSEPLEQAATLLALQGYRPVELYQPELDDPAAPPVWVLHVEKAEVHGVDSLHARNGELMAFAQDNQLASYDGMDVGPVGAAA, encoded by the coding sequence ATGATGACCAAAGACGACGTAACCGAACTGTTTGCCAATATCGCCGAGAACGCGCCGTGGGATTTGTCCCAGCCGCTGCTGTGGGGCTATTACTTCACCAACCCGACGTCCGAGCCGCTGGAACAGGCCGCCACCTTGCTGGCGCTGCAGGGCTACCGCCCCGTGGAACTGTACCAGCCGGAACTCGACGATCCGGCGGCACCGCCCGTGTGGGTGCTGCACGTGGAAAAGGCCGAAGTGCACGGCGTCGACAGCCTGCATGCGCGCAATGGCGAACTGATGGCATTTGCGCAGGACAACCAGCTGGCCAGCTATGACGGCATGGACGTGGGCCCCGTCGGTGCGGCGGCGTAA
- a CDS encoding homoserine dehydrogenase, translating into MKSIKIGLLGLGNVGYGTFSVLKRNQEEIKRRAGRGIDVVAVAVRDVARAEALVAGGCKVVNDPYLIVNDPEIDIVVELIGGYDLSKTLVMQAIANGKHVVTANKALLAVHGNEIFAAAQDKGVMVAFEAAVAGGIPIIKALREGLTANRIEWIAGIINGTTNFILSEMRDKGLDFATVLKQAQELGYAEADPTFDIEGVDAAHKATIMSAIAFGIPVQFDKAYVEGISNLNAVDIRYAEQLGYRIKLLGITKRATVNGVEGIELRVHPTLIPAKRLIANVEGAMNAVLVHGDAVGASLYSGRGAGAEPTASSVIADLVDITRLATADPEHRVPHLAFQPNAMTNIEILPMSEITTSYYLRMHVADQPGVLADLTRILAERGISIDAMLQKEPAEGETHTDIIMLTHQTQEKNVTAAIEKMEALNSVVGTVTKIRLENLS; encoded by the coding sequence ATGAAATCCATCAAGATCGGCCTGCTGGGCCTGGGCAACGTCGGTTACGGCACGTTCAGCGTCCTGAAACGCAACCAGGAAGAAATCAAGCGCCGCGCGGGCCGCGGCATTGACGTCGTCGCCGTCGCCGTGCGCGACGTGGCGCGCGCCGAAGCGCTCGTCGCCGGCGGCTGCAAGGTCGTCAATGACCCTTACCTGATCGTCAACGATCCCGAGATCGACATCGTCGTCGAACTGATCGGCGGCTACGACCTGTCGAAAACCCTGGTGATGCAGGCCATCGCCAACGGCAAGCACGTGGTGACGGCCAACAAGGCGCTGCTGGCCGTGCACGGCAACGAAATCTTCGCCGCCGCCCAGGACAAGGGCGTGATGGTGGCCTTCGAGGCGGCCGTCGCCGGCGGCATCCCCATCATCAAGGCGCTGCGCGAAGGCTTGACGGCCAACCGCATCGAATGGATCGCCGGCATCATCAACGGCACCACCAATTTCATCCTGTCCGAGATGCGCGACAAGGGCCTCGATTTCGCCACCGTGCTGAAACAGGCGCAGGAACTCGGTTACGCGGAAGCCGACCCCACCTTCGACATCGAAGGCGTCGACGCCGCGCACAAGGCCACCATCATGTCGGCCATCGCTTTCGGCATTCCGGTGCAGTTCGACAAGGCCTACGTGGAAGGCATCAGCAACCTCAATGCCGTCGACATCCGCTACGCCGAGCAGCTGGGCTACCGCATCAAGCTGCTGGGCATCACCAAGCGCGCCACCGTCAATGGCGTGGAAGGCATCGAGCTGCGCGTGCATCCGACCCTGATTCCGGCCAAGCGCCTGATCGCCAACGTGGAAGGCGCGATGAACGCGGTGCTGGTGCATGGCGACGCCGTCGGCGCCAGCCTGTATTCGGGCCGCGGCGCCGGTGCCGAGCCGACCGCCTCGTCGGTGATCGCCGACCTGGTCGACATCACGCGCCTGGCCACGGCCGACCCGGAACACCGCGTGCCGCACCTGGCGTTCCAGCCGAACGCGATGACCAACATCGAAATCCTGCCGATGTCGGAAATCACCACCAGCTACTACCTGCGCATGCATGTGGCCGACCAGCCGGGAGTGCTGGCCGACCTGACGCGCATCCTGGCCGAACGCGGCATCTCGATCGACGCCATGCTGCAAAAAGAGCCGGCCGAGGGCGAGACGCATACGGACATCATCATGCTGACGCACCAGACGCAGGAAAAGAACGTCACGGCCGCCATCGAGAAGATGGAAGCGTTGAACAGCGTGGTGGGCACGGTCACCAAGATCCGCCTGGAAAACCTCAGCTAA
- a CDS encoding pyridoxal phosphate-dependent aminotransferase, producing MRPIQKSNKLADVCYDIRGPVLEKSRQMEEEGHKITKLNIGNLAVFGFDPPDEIVRDMMLNLQNAAGYTDSKGMFAPRKAVMHYTQGKNIAGVTIDDIYLGNGASELIVMSMNALLNSGDEVLVPAPDYPLWTAAVSLSGGNPVHYVCDEQNEWYPDIEDMRRKITPQTKAIVVINPNNPTGALYPVSVLLQIVELARQHQLIIFADEIYDKVLYDEAEHVSIASLADDVLFITMNGLSKNYRSCGYRSGWMVVSGEKRHAKDYIEGLNMLASMRLCANAPGQFAIQTALGGYQSIQDLVGPGGRLLKQRDLAHKLLTDIPGVTCVKPKAALYMFPRLDPEIYPIADDQQFAYELLAEAKVLIVQGTGFNWIAPDHFRVVFLPNSDDLTEAMGRIARFLEGYRKRHGRG from the coding sequence TTGCGACCGATTCAGAAATCGAATAAATTGGCGGACGTCTGCTACGACATCCGCGGCCCGGTCCTGGAAAAATCCAGGCAAATGGAAGAAGAAGGCCACAAGATCACCAAGCTCAATATCGGCAATCTGGCCGTATTCGGCTTCGATCCGCCCGACGAGATCGTGCGCGACATGATGCTCAATCTGCAGAACGCGGCCGGCTATACGGATTCGAAAGGCATGTTCGCGCCGCGCAAGGCCGTCATGCACTACACGCAGGGCAAGAATATCGCCGGCGTGACCATCGATGACATTTACCTGGGCAATGGAGCTTCCGAACTGATCGTCATGTCGATGAACGCCCTGCTCAACAGTGGCGACGAAGTGCTGGTGCCGGCGCCCGATTATCCGCTGTGGACGGCCGCCGTCAGCCTGTCGGGCGGCAATCCCGTGCATTATGTGTGCGACGAGCAGAACGAGTGGTATCCCGACATCGAGGACATGCGCCGCAAGATCACGCCGCAGACCAAGGCGATCGTCGTCATCAACCCGAACAATCCCACCGGCGCGCTGTACCCGGTTTCCGTGCTGCTGCAGATCGTCGAACTGGCGCGCCAGCACCAACTGATCATTTTCGCCGACGAGATCTACGACAAGGTGCTGTACGACGAAGCCGAGCACGTGTCGATCGCCTCGCTGGCCGACGACGTGCTGTTCATTACCATGAACGGCCTGTCGAAGAATTACCGCTCCTGCGGCTACCGTTCCGGCTGGATGGTGGTCTCGGGCGAAAAGCGCCACGCCAAAGATTACATCGAGGGCCTCAACATGCTGGCCTCGATGCGGCTATGCGCCAATGCGCCGGGGCAGTTTGCCATCCAGACGGCGCTAGGCGGCTACCAGAGCATACAAGACCTGGTGGGGCCCGGCGGGCGCCTGTTGAAACAGCGCGACCTGGCGCACAAGCTGCTGACCGATATTCCGGGCGTCACCTGTGTCAAGCCGAAGGCCGCGCTGTACATGTTCCCGCGCCTGGACCCGGAGATCTACCCGATCGCCGACGACCAGCAGTTTGCCTATGAATTACTGGCCGAAGCCAAGGTCCTGATCGTGCAGGGCACGGGCTTCAACTGGATCGCGCCCGACCATTTCCGCGTCGTCTTCCTGCCCAACTCCGATGACCTGACCGAGGCCATGGGGCGCATTGCGCGCTTCCTCGAAGGCTATCGCAAGCGTCACGGCCGGGGCTGA